The DNA window TTCAGTCCTTGCAGTTTGCCAAATTAGTATTAGCATTCATAAATATGGATTCAGGAAGCTGCTGTTACGACGACGCTTGAGTACATTACACAGAACGGCCCCATGCCGTGTTCTTTTTGGCAAGAACAATCAAATGACTCCAACTTTGTGTCATTTCTTCTGTTGTTCAAAGAAGATGGCAGAGTTCATGTATGAAGAATACATTCACGAAAACCAGCGTTCCGGCCATTTCCAAACCTGCCCATTTTCAGTCTTGTTATAATAGCCTTCTTCTCCAAGTTTGCTTAACATCTGATGGGCCCAAGGAGGTGGCATTAGGAAATACTAAACCTTGTTTCACAAATGCTCATCATTAGAAATATTTGTTTCAAGGTTATTATTTGAAGCCCTTTCCCTCGCTCACACGTCTCTCAGCCCAGTCATGGATTTCACTGAATTCTTCTGTTTTGGCCTTGGGATATACTTCCAAGGAAGCGTTTAAAATACATCTTTTGTGTATAGTGTGATACTATATGTTGCTTATTGAAATTGTCAAACCTAGATGGGCGTAATTGTTACATTAAACAGATTGCTTCTGGGATACATGACTATTTCAGTTGTCAAGGCCAAGTACATACCAGCTGATTAGTCAACTGAAGTTACTCATTGGCAGACCTTCATAAAACGTCGTCCTTCAGAGTGAGTTTATTAGTGATCTTTCCTGCCTCTTCTCTTTCCTTGTGATTTCTGTTctgctccctgaaccaaactgccaggcaggagggtgtttgtttgtttattgcaatTTCCAACAATTTTTTACCCTGAAGAATGTAAttaacctggggggtggggggagtactTTTAGACTTCTGTAATGTACTCCCATGTGGGGCTGCTCTTAAATTGTCTGAAGGCTACATTTCTGCAACCTCTGAGCAGATCACTGCTGTGACCACTTGATTGGCTGTCTAAAGGTTTTGGGCAAGACAGTAGTTCTTATGCTTTTAAAGGCCTCAAAGTACTTAAATAACAGATGCAGATGTTCCTTAAAGATCTGTCAGTGAGACCTTGCTTAGAATTTCATCATAGGTGGGAACAAGGTGGACATTCATTAGGATGTCTTTTGTCTTTATCTTGTAAATCACTTTATGAGGGAACAGTTTTGGGAAAAAATACAAGTGCAATAATTTAATAAatgatattttttaatttttaagtctCTTCGGTTGGAAGAATGGCCCGTGTCTTTGTCTACGGAACCCTTAAAAAAGGACAGCCGAACTACTGTAGCATCATGGACAGGACTCATGGGACCGCCAGGTTCCAGGGCAAAGGACTCACAGTGGAGAAATATCCACTGGTGATTGCCGGGAAATACAACATTCCTTATTTGCTGAACATCCCAGGAACGGGGCACCGTATTGCGGGAGAGATTTATTTTGTCGATGACCAGATGTTGCAATTCCTTGATGAATTTGAAGGCTGCCCGAACATGTATCAGCGTTCTCCAATGGGAATTGAAATAGTTGAGTGGGAAGGTACAAGCGGTGCACCTGAAGAGAGGCCGGCTGTTAACAGCATTCTGGAATGCCATGTGTACAGCACCACCACTTACCAGCCTGAATGGATAAATCTCCCTTACTATGACGACTACGACTCCTTTGGGAAGCACGGACTTCAGTACGTACTACGGGAAAatagggtggataaaaatcagtgAATGAAAAAAGTGACTTTTTAATTAAATGCCTTCTAAGGGAATTTCATATCTAAATTTAATTAAGATACATTGTAGCTTAAAGGTAGCTTATCCCAGAATAGGGATTATAAAATCTAATTCTGTAGTATTAGACCATATATTCATAATGTTTACAATAAGTTTTGTAAATGAGTTTAAAACTGGAAGACAAATTGCTTATATTGATAaaggaaatttaataaaatgtgtAGCATTCCTTAGTGAAAGAAAGTAGTAATAGGTTGGATCCAAACATTGGATAGAAAGAAGCTAGTGGAACAGGAATtccctgcctccccactcctACTGTCCCAGTGAGCCCCCCACAAAATTCTTCTCCGGGGGGGGGTCAAGGGACAGTGGGGTCTGCACTGGGAGAGGGGAAATCAGTAGAAATTTCCCTTCTATCCTCTGCCAAGGGCAGTGTCAATGTAAGCTGGCAGAGGCAACCATTTGGACCCAAACTGTAGACTGTTTCTGCACATGTGCGGAAATGCAgttccaccggcatgaattgtgccggtggaggcttggggaccattcgcacgctatCGTGCAAGCGGCCCCAAATTTCCTCCCAGCTGGAAAGATGGCTCCAgtctgccccctccactgaccttcctgtccagtgttgctctggagggctgcagggacctgcccacactgccctccaacctccaggggttggagggcagcgtgggcgggtctctgtagccctccagagcgacgctggacaggaaggtcagtggaggtgacgggaaaagtagcgtcttcccagcggtgcagttcgcactgcgCCGACGAGAAGATGCCAcgttgcaaaaacctcgctcaacaagcgaggtttaaagtggtggcttcacgccgctccagGGCGGCCAGgatgtgtgaacagcaccccaaggatggcatttttgccgtccctggggcgctgtattccacccgtgcgaaAAGGGTGGATTCTGACCAGGAAACGGCTGATTTCAAATGAGTATATTGAGGCTTGCAAACTTTTACTTAACCAAGTGGGATAAATACCAGACAAGATGTAAACCAAGAACTGCATCAAGATTTTTCTTTCTAAGCATGGCTGAAAGGAAATTCTGCTGTACTTGGCCATTTACTGTGGAGTTGGGCAAGTACTGCTCAAGCTCAGTAGATATATTTTTTCATTGGTGCACAACGGTCACATAAGCTACCAAATGGTTCTCACTAGAAGAACCCCTTTAATCTAGCAAAGAGACATGAATGAGTTCATGAAAGGAATCAAGCCACCATCAAAGCTGCGTCCAGAAATTGCCCAAAGTCCGAGCCTCTGGACGCAGTGTCTGGGTTTCAGTGTCTGATAGTGAGCCAGAAGGCTGGGCAACATTGCCCGTGGACCAGCCTTTCATACCATGGCATTGTTCTGGGGTGGAGTGATGAGCATTGCTCCAGAAATGCAAATGGGGTTGATGTGCTGCCAAGGAATTCAGTCACCACAGATGCTACAGCAACAACAGAGAAGCTGGCAGAGAGGAGGAAAGCCAGCTCAAGTGGTGTTTCTGCTACCATGGTGCCATCTTACTTCTGCTTTCACTGGCTCTTTTCCTAGGCCAATTAGGTGTCTTTACCATTGTGTGCTTTAAAAAACTTACCCTCCCTTCCCTACCAACAACTGTTTTTCATCAGCATGATTAACCCTGGATTACACTGCATTACTTTACAAAACCTATTATTATAGCTCACTGCTGATCAGGGGGTAGCGTTTGAATCAGCTACATGGCTCAGCACCCTTGTTTGTCTTGAATCTCAGCAGTTCCAAACACATGCATGGGCAGGATGGTAGAGCTTGGGGCACTGGCTACCGCAGAACCAAAACCTTCATACTCCttgaagaaagaaccattttctgtgtgttttttaaaaaatgcaggctTCAAGTGACCCCTGACAGGATGTGCAGAAGAAGCTGTTGTTCATACTCAATACTCAGATGGAACCATTTCTCCTTGTGCCACAGTGCTGTTTTTATGAACTGGATAAACAGTACACATTTGTGCACATGCAGTTTCTTTGCCCCAGATCTTTTTACCATTACTTTCATATTTGTTCTTCTTGCACTTTTAAACAAGGAGCATTTAAATTGCAATTTGGTAGCAAGAAATGCTAATTTGACAAAATCTATAATTTATGATCATGGAGCTGGCGCCAAGGATTCCTTTATGCTAGTTGAGTAAACCCTCTAATTGTAAAACGATAACATTTATACCATTTTTTAAACTCATgaatttacaaaaatataaaagagGTCACTCTGATAATCTCTTTCAGTAGCCTGTTCTGAAACTGGTAGAGTTGTTTTAATTAATCTTACACTCAGGGATTTGTTTCAATGCGGATGGTTACAAGAGATTAATCAGGGGTATGACAATGTTATGCGCCAACAAATATTCAATTAAAGTCTCTAAGCAGCCTTTGCTGGAATGTTTCAtctaatttttttgtaaaaaaaaaaaaagtacacagACCAGGAGGCAGGAAAATGGCACCCTTCTCTTCCCCAATTCTGCCTGAAAGCCGCTACTTGAGGGATAGCTAACCCTGGCCACATTCAATACGTATTCTTAAGGTCTTAAAAGAATCTGCTGACACATGAAATTGGAGTTATCTTTGGATTTTGCTCTCAATGACATAGAAGTAATCAGAAGCTGAGTCAAGGTTAGACAGTCTTTGTCGAGCCCATCTGTCAAACTTTCACACACGTACTTCTTCCTATTAGCCCTTTCATGTCCTGAAATGTATCAGAGCTCAAGAAGCAAAAGTCAAAGAGCTATTCTgttgagagagagggagggagagagagagagaggcttgtgcctttaaaaaacaaagcaaaaagacaCTGAAACATAATACCTTTATAGGGTAACTGGTGTTCAATATGCAGGTGAATTTCTGAACTCTTCCTGGCTATTCAAGTCAGACAACAAATTCTGCTGGGTTCAAGCACTCCATCTTATAAGGAAAAGAGGGGTTTGGGTTGAGGAAGGCATTGGTGAGAGCTTTACTTATcagcattatttttaaacaatgtctTCAACAGCAGCAGATTCTGTAGGAAGCCTAAAGCATTCTTAGGGTTAGCCATATTTAGACATCAAGAGACTTGGAACCAGACTGTGAGGCCCAATCACTTCTGAAACACACTGCATGCTAAGGGCTAGTGATTTCcaataatcacacacacacacacacaacatttttcaGGATCCACAGATCAGCTCCTGGAAATCAATGGCTGCAGTGGAAGCGGGGAAGCGAGAAAGTTCCATTTTGCCATTTCCAAATTTAATCAGCAGAGGTCAGATATGGTTGATGATGTGTTCTTTATGCCACGGATACAAAATGGAAGAGACCTGACTGGATGGAATAGACTGTATCACTGAGGAATACTGCTTTCTTAAGAGCTCTGCCTTGCAAGTGGAAGACTAGCTCACAGaggatctagcccaggggtagggaacctgcggctctccagatgttcaggaactacaattcccatcagcccctaccagcatggtcaattggccatgctgacagaggctgatgggaattgtagttcctgaacatctggagagccgcaggttccctacccctgatctagcccattCTTTGCCCTGCAGTACTTGCCCTTTACTAAGAGGACATTTTCATTTAGGGGGATGAttaaaaacagtgtcccttgCCTGCAGTCTGAAGTTTATTCGACTTCTCGTTCCACTTCCTAGCCTCAGCCTCCCTTAGGCTTAAACTGTCAGTGTTACAAAGGAAGTTGGATGACACATACAGAGTTTATATTGaaatgatttgttttattgattgtttgaCACCAAGAGAACTGTGGAAAGAGAATTACAAATCTCTTATGTACAGATGTTTGTAAAAGGAGTGTAGTTAGAGAATCAGGAGCAAATTTAATGCAAGCCTCCACAGGGTTTGCCACATGGCCCCTAGTCctttgtgcacacacattgtgaaGAACACATGTCAGAGCACTGTTTGAATCACAATTCTCTCATTCAGTTGGAACTCACTTGATTTGAGGAGTGGGGATACTTGGCTGCGTTCAGCTTCAGTTTGTCATGACATCCAAATACAGGCTCCTCCTCAAATTGGCCTTATTCCCACCCAGAAGCTGGGATTCTATAGTTTGGTAAAATCCTACGTTAGAAATGAGGCTTGATCAAACAGGGAAGTGTTCAATCGTGCTCCACATAGGAGACAAAGGAGGAGCAGAAAGGGAAGCGTGAGCCCAGCAAACAAGCTGCGATCAGCCCGATTCCAGCAAACTCCCTGCCTAAACAGAGTTTATGATGTTCTCTAAGTGCAGCCGCAAAGTCCAGTTGCGACATGATGTGAAAGAAATGGTTTCATTCTAGTTCCACCAGCTCGTCTCCTTCCCCAACAGTTTCGCCAGCCTGGCAGTGCACAGATTTCACCTGCAGCGTAAAGGAAGGGATAATTAAATCTTGTTCTGAAAACAGGGCCAGGCAAGCTTTCCCCCCCCTGGATGCTGTTGGTTGTACAATACAAAATGAATGATGGATTCCCATTTATCAGGTCTATTTGAATGCATGAAACAACTCAAATCCAAAAGCATCTTCAAGAATATTGCTCTTGTCTTTGTGCTGTGCTTTCATTCCTGTCCAAACACTGAAGTGCAGCCTCTTGTaacacagcgcccccccccccacccccagttacaAAATGCACTGATTTAGATTTAGAGCCTCAAGAATTGCAAGGCTGGTTATTTTTCCTTGGGTGTCTTTGCTGCACCTGCTGTAAAGCGGCAGAAATAAAACCTGCTTTTGTGGGGTTCTGTGCGGAGAAACTGCAAATTTAGGAAGAAAAACCGGAACAACAAATTTCTTTCAAAATCAGGCCCAGAGCTCAATTTTTCTTGGAACAGCGAGCACTGCGTGGGAGGCAGCACCTGCACAGAGATGTCTGTATCTCTTCCCCTCCGCAAATATGAGATGCTGCACTGGAGCTTGCTTGTGAGATATATGAGCTGTCAAACCAGTGGAGACATTGTTGAAGCCCTGGGCTCTGAAGTTCCAAATTCAAATATGCTCAATGCTGAGAAGCAACCCACATGCTCCTCTTTGGGCACTttgggcagaataatgcactttgggcagaataatgcactttcaatccactttcaatgcactttgcagctggattttactgcgcgaaaTGGCAAAgcccacttgcaaatgattgtgaaagcgcattgaaagtgcatgtgtgaaagggcccTTTGTTTTCTTaaacaactgcccactttgccttgTTTTGTGTCGTACAAACATTTTTCACAAAGACCCTAATCTGAGGAAAATAAACTGTTCACCAAGTTTCATTCCCCTGATAACACTGTCATCACCATAAGAAAGCAAGTGAGGAGGTAAAGGGGCTaaaaagtgttggactaggacctggaagcTCACTGGCTGATCTCGGGCCAgccatactctcagcctaacctacctctcagggttattGTGAGTATAAACGGAGGTGAGGAGAATGCTACAAGCCCCCTTGGGTTTCCACTGGGAAAAAAGTTACCAATTGATAAAAGTTTATTATGAGTCAGCAGTAAGCTTACTGAGATCCATTCTTCAGAACTGCTGACCAGGACTGGGGCAGTCTTGGGTTTGAAGCCCCACTCAACCATGGAACTCTGTGGCTGACCTTGGGGCCCATCACCCCtctttctcagcccaacctacctcacagggttgttgtaagaataaaatggatgaaGAAAGAAGTAtgcatgctgccctgagctcactGGGCGAGGAGCAGGGTGGAGCTGCAATAAGCAGGCAGCAGTCAACATCTGGAAGTACTTCCCAGTTTCAGAGCTATCATCTAGAGAACGGTGCAGGTAGCTTTCTCTGCTCCTAACACATAAGCCCTCTACAGACAACATTATATGCGCACTGCAATCAACACAGGTAGATAAGCTGAAGGCATTAGCATAGTGGTCCTGCCCCCTGCCTACATGCAACTGCCAGCCGTGTGAAGGAAACTGCCCCTGTCTCTGTGACCAAGAATGCCCTAAAAAAAGGATGCTCCAGATCATGGGGATGGAGCTTGCTATGTGTGCAGACTCTGTGCTCAAGCTGGTGACTACATGTACGCAGGGAGTGGAGCCAACATGTTCATGCCCACTTCCAATCATTACGTACTCATTTCAGCTCACATACTGTTGTCTGTAGAGCCCAGGATATATTCACATGCAAAAGCAACTCCTGACCCAAATGAGAAATCTTTTTTAAACTTGGCATAGGAGGGAGCAGCAAGCTGCTATTCACTGGGGGAAAGCATTCAAAAGACCGCCTGGTTGCACACAAGCCCTTGGCCATGTGCTCTGTATTGTGGGTAACAGGTCCAACTGCGCATGGCACATTTTGGGAGTTTCTAGTACATAAATGAAAACAGCTGAGCTGTAGTCCAATTTCTGAAATCAGAAAAGGCACGAATTATGGTTTCCTAGGGCCACATTCCAACTTGAAGTTAAGTCTGCTTAAATGATCTTAACTCGTATGTCGGATTGTGGCGTGGGCCCAAATCTGAAAAAACGGGTTGCAGCCAAGACTAATTCGTTTTGAACAACtgataaaacatttctaaatccAAAGCTTGGTGTGCCACCACAGTTCAAGACTGAGGCCAACGTTTTGAAAAAAATTCTAAAGAataattacatttattttatcctctttttaaaaaaaaaaaatgcaacccaTCTTCAACATAGCAAGGGCCCAAAGTCCAATCTTACAATGAAGCATACCTTGCCAGTTTTAGCAGCAGCCAAACTGTTCTGCATTTTCATAGCTTCAATCACACAGATCTCTTGCCCTTCAACAACCTGGTTAAAaacagaggggaagggggggaattgGGAAAGGTTAAAATGCTATCAATTCTTGCCTAAAATGCAAGGGATGAGGTGCCAGTGAAGACCAGACATGACAAAATTGATCATTTTATGCTGGTGGTTTGTAAGATTTTACTTCATGAACTGCCCAAGTAGATCTCTCAAGAGCCAGCATGTGCCTTTCCTAAATACACCAgtgtaataaaatacataaattactTCTACTGTTGATTTGATATTTCAAAAAGCTCAAAAGATATTCTATCCCATATGCAGGACAGTTTGTCTTCTGTATTCACAGTTCAAACACTACATCAAAACATGCTATGTTCGTCTTTGGTGAAGATATACACTCAGATTCCACAGATCTAGGAGGGgaatttagattttttaaatacttGCCCTATAGCCAAGGGACATCCTAAGCTGCAAACCTTCTTAGTTTATTGAAGTCCAAGGGTGTAACACTATACAATGGCACTATTAGGGGCCTTAACCATATGCAGAATATGGATTCTGTTTATGATCAGGGCTATACATGTTTCATAGCTCTGTGCAAGTGCATCTCTCTGTACAGAATTCAGCATATTGAGattttacttctttctttttaaaagcatgcttCCTGTCATCCATAGCTTCAtagttctccagcatggtgtagtggttaagagcaggtggactctaatatagagaactgggtttgattccccactcctccatctgagtggcagactcttatctggagaactgggtttgttttcccactcctccacatgaagcctgttgggtgagcttgggcttgtcataattcttcagaactctcccagcccctcctacctcacaaggtgtctgctgtggagagaagcTTGTaagctctccttacaggagataaagggaggGGGTATCACTCCAAACACTACTTCTTCTTTGTGGTCCAGATCATGCATGCCTGAAGCCTGAGTTGCCTGCAATTGCTCTGTCTGGGGCTGTTTTGTCTGTTATTTTCAGAGGTCAGGTTCTGGACAGTTTTAAACTGCTTGATTTCACTGTAAATGGCTTTGAGCAACAAGGAATAGTGGGGAAGAAATACCGTAAGTCCTTAAATTAAAGCAGATTGACACAAACTAAATATTGGTCTAATTCATACAGCTCACAGAATTCAACTTCTCTTGGTGCAAAATTTAgcttctttgttctgttttggtgcagagtacacatacacatacataacTATGACATCAACCCACAATATCTTCCAGGTTTACAGGAAGACACAGATTTGTGCCTATTAGGAAAGTCTTATACTGCCAGAATGACAAACACCTCATTTCTGTACTCTTTCAGAGTCACACTCTTGCTTCACGTCTCTGACTGTTTGAACTCTGCTAACAGATGTACACAAGCTCAAAGTAGCCAGCAACCCCATAGGAAGCTCCATGGATTTCCAATAAAATTCTTCTAGAACCAGATGGCATGGGGTAGGCATAGGTCCATCTTGTGCTGACAAGATATTTCTGACAAGATAGGATGTGCAGTTTTCCAGGAAGATGGGCAATTTTGTTTCCTTACAGAGAATATTATTTTCTCAACAAAGTCAAACATCAAAATTTACAGGTGGTGTACATTATTTCTCCCCATATCAGATCTGAAATTAACTGTGTGTTttgaaagaggggatataaagcATGCCGCCTCACGCAGATAACGCAAGAACCtgaggacaaagagaaaaacacacaGACGTTCCCTACTTCCTTTGGTGACTTTATACTATTCTAAAGCCAGAGACGGTAGCAATATGAGATTCTTCCAATAAGTGGTCTGATATATATGGGGTGCAGGAACTAAATAATAGATATGTATAATTGTAACTGTGAAATTCTGTCTCCAAGATTATACCACCTACTTATGCAATTTTGTCACTAGACGCACCTTATTAAATGACAATGGCACAACAGATCTACTGCATGAATAAATGTATTTGTTACACTAATTCTCATCACCACCGGACTCTTGTCTCTCTGCTGGCACACCTGCTGCCTTTATCCAGCAGAACTAAGTTGGAGTCCTTGTACACCTATTCTTTGTTGCCCCACCAACTGTTCCTCACTTCTTTCATCTTTTCTTGACACCTTTGTGCATCTGATACCAAGTGGCGAAAACTATTCAAATtcatcttctctttctcttcacatCTCTGTATACAATGTAGCTATGTGACTTTGTGTATAAG is part of the Sphaerodactylus townsendi isolate TG3544 linkage group LG04, MPM_Stown_v2.3, whole genome shotgun sequence genome and encodes:
- the GGACT gene encoding gamma-glutamylaminecyclotransferase isoform X1 → MARVFVYGTLKKGQPNYCSIMDRTHGTARFQGKGLTVEKYPLVIAGKYNIPYLLNIPGTGHRIAGEIYFVDDQMLQFLDEFEGCPNMYQRSPMGIEIVEWEGTSGAPEERPAVNSILECHVYSTTTYQPEWINLPYYDDYDSFGKHGLQYVLRENRVDKNQ
- the GGACT gene encoding gamma-glutamylaminecyclotransferase isoform X2, translated to MARVFVYGTLKKGQPNYCSIMDRTHGTARFQGKGLTVEKYPLVIAGKYNIPYLLNIPGTGHRIAGEIYFVDDQMLQFLDEFEGCPNMYQRSPMGIEIVEWEGTSGAPEERPAVNSILECHVYSTTTYQPEWINLPYYDDYDSFGKHGLQYNEEDSR